A stretch of the Aegilops tauschii subsp. strangulata cultivar AL8/78 chromosome 4, Aet v6.0, whole genome shotgun sequence genome encodes the following:
- the LOC109750413 gene encoding outer envelope pore protein 16-2, chloroplastic, translated as MSSHEARKFVEEVRGLEKKWMLDLGHPLLNRVADSFVKAAGIGAIQAVTRDSYFMAMEGESGGTGAVSDATGSRKRTFPDLSGGTSNSKSAEAMVKSVSKESFQWGLAAGMHSGLTYGLAEVRGTHDWKSSAVAGAVTGAAVALTSDNASHERVVQCAITGAALSAAANVLSDIV; from the exons ATGAGCAGCCATGAGGCGCGCAAGTTCGTGGAGGAGGTGCGGGGCCTGGAGAAGAAGTGGATGCTCGACCTCGGCCACCCGCTCCTCAACCGCGTCGCCGACAGCTTCGTCAAGGCCGCCGGG ATCGGCGCGATACAGGCCGTCACGCGGGACTCCTACTTCATGGCCATGGAAG GCGAGTCTGGGGGCACCGGAGCGGTGTCGGACGCCACCGGCAGCAGGAAACGGACGTTCCCGGACCTCAGTG GAGGGACGAGCAACAGCAAGTCAGCGGAGGCCATG GTGAAAAGCGTCAGCAAGGAGTCGTTCCAGTGGG GGCTCGCGGCCGGGATGCACTCCGGCCTCACCTACGGCCTCGCGGAGGTGCGCGGGACCCACGACTGGAAGAGCAGCGCGGTGGCGGGCGCCGTCACCGGCGCGGCGGTCGCGCTGACCTCGGACAACGCTTCGCACGAGCGGGTTGTGCAGTGCGCCATCACCGGCGCCGCGCTGTCCGCCGCCGCCAACGTGCTCTCCGACATAGTTTAG
- the LOC109750416 gene encoding probable glycosyltransferase 4 translates to MPLPSSAMAEEHAGGQHDQQVSAERRARQKLLFAVPIIPIVMFIVAPCALFLFTADLALPRIRIEYARRDGDRDAPASALATAVAAVPSEEQQQLPPLRQLTDRPYSLGPNVSDYDARRAAWLAAHPRFPALVAPGRPRVLVVTGSSPRRCKDPEGDHVLLRAFKNKADYCRVHGFDIFYSNAVLDAEMNGFWTKLPLLRALMVAHPEVELLWWVDSDVVFTDMLFEPPWGKYARHNLLLHGWDDVVYGAKNWLGTNAGSFVIRNCQWSLDLLDAWARMGPRGPVRDRYGKVFAEALSNRGAYEADDQSALVYLLVTERGRWGGKVFLESSYLLHGFWEGIVDRYEEMRSKGRPGLGDNRWPLVTHFVGCKPCGEQSASYGAVRCRQGMERALNFADDQILGLYGFQHESLNTTAVRRVRNDTGRPLDADDEQIGRLLHPEFRAAKP, encoded by the coding sequence ATGCCTCTTCCGTCCTCGGCGATGGCGGAGGAGCACGCCGGCGGCCAGCATGACCAGCAAGTGTCGGCCGAGAGGCGAGCACGGCAGAAGCTGCTGTTCGCCGTCCCGATCATCCCGATCGTCATGTTCATCGTCGCGCCGTGCGCGCTCTTCTTGTTCACGGCCGACCTGGCGCTCCCACGCATCCGCATCGAGTACGCCCGCCGCGACGGCGACCGGGACGCTCCGGCCAGTGCGCTAgcgacggcggtggcggctgTTCCCAGCGAGGAGCAACAGCAGCTCCCGCCGCTGCGCCAGCTGACCGACCGGCCCTACTCGCTCGGCCCGAACGTGTCCGACTACGACGCCCGCAGAGCGGCTTGGCTCGCGGCGCACCCTCGGTTCCCGGCCTTGGTCGCGCCGGGGCGGCCTCGGGTGCTCGTGGTCACCGGCTCGTCGCCGCGCCGGTGCAAGGACCCGGAGGGCGACCACGTGCTCCTCCGGGCATTCAAGAACAAGGCGGACTACTGCCGCGTCCACGGCTTCGACATCTTCTACAGCAACGCGGTGCTGGACGCCGAGATGAACGGGTTCTGGACGAAGCTGCCGCTGCTGCGCGCGCTGATGGTGGCGCACCCGGAGGTGGAGCTCCTCTGGTGGGTGGACTCGGACGTGGTGTTCACGGACATGCTGTTCGAGCCGCCGTGGGGCAAGTACGCGCGGCACAACCTGCTGCTCCACGGCTGGGACGACGTGGTGTACGGCGCCAAGAACTGGCTAGGCACCAACGCCGGCAGCTTCGTGATCCGCAACTGCCAGTGGTCGCTGGACCTCCTGGACGCGTGGGCGCGCATGGGGCCGCGCGGCCCGGTGCGCGACAGGTACGGGAAGGTCTTCGCGGAGGCGCTGTCCAACCGGGGGGCCTACGAGGCCGACGACCAGTCGGCGCTGGTGTACCTGTTGGTGACGGAGCGCGGCAGGTGGGGCGGCAAGGTGTTCCTGGAGAGCTCCTACCTCCTGCACGGGTTCTGGGAGGGGATCGTGGACCGGTACGAGGAGATGCGGAGCAAGGGGCGGCCGGGGCTCGGCGACAACCGGTGGCCGCTCGTGACGCACTTCGTCGGGTGCAAGCCGTGCGGGGAGCAGAGCGCGAGCTACGGGGCCGTGCGGTGCCGTCAGGGCATGGAGCGCGCGCTCAACTTCGCCGACGACCAGATACTCGGCCTCTACGGGTTCCAGCACGAGTCGCTCAACACCACGGCCGTGCGGCGCGTCAGGAACGACACCGGGCGGCCGCTGGACGCCGACGACGAGCAGATCGGCCGCCTCCTGCACCCAGAGTTCAGGGCCGCCAAGCCCTAG
- the LOC109750414 gene encoding peptide chain release factor PrfB2, chloroplastic: protein MASRLITRSTAAALLSHLRSRTPNPTHHLPTHGAAMSSLLGPTHGLRATVGSRPLLEPTRWFSSPAPVVEAPRTVDGLTVDSIADKGWTILADAESDWRSHAAAVAQSIRLIKKRLKWKWLLERSKQLAVVLEKPDLWEDPVFAGNVSREQGELMGKIKSVNQFEQQLMEHIDMLRLAREEGDNELETESMRALADMRRDAKEKELNALLSGDNDVYPCFIEVQAGAGGVESMDWAAMVMNMYRSWAQRRGYRVTVIEEIPGELAGIKRATIKVDGEYAFGYAKSEIGVHRLVRISPFDSGKRRHTSFAAVAVIPILGEASSRYQINESDLRIERFRSGGPGGQHANTTESAVRIVHIPTGTTATCQNERSQHMNRASAMAVLQSRLDQLEITRQAQMNAEHTQSLSEISWGNQIRSYVLQPYRMVKDLRTNYEVSDPDSVLEGDLDDFILSFLSLSLDKADESV from the exons ATGGCTTCCCGCCTCATAACCAGATCAACGGCCGCGGCCCTCCTCTCCCACCTCCGCTCCAGGACGCCGAATCCTACCCACCACCTCCCCACACATGGAGCTGCCATGTCCTCCCTTCTGGGACCCACTCACGGCCTTCGTGCCACCGTCGGATCACGCCCCCTCCTCGAGCCGACTCGGTGGTTCTCTTCGCCGGCGCCGGTGGTGGAGGCGCCGAGGACGGTTGACGGCCTGACTGTGGACTCTATTGCCGACAAGGGCTGGACGATCCTCGCCGACGCCGAGAGCGACTGGCGCAgccacgccgccgccgtcgcgcagTCCATCAGGCTTATTAAGAAGCGTCTCAAG TGGAAATGGTTACTGGAGAGGTCGAAGCAGTTGGCTGTGGTATTGGAGAAGCCAGACCTTTGGGAGGATCCAGTTTTTGCTGGGAATGTTAGTCGTGAACAAGGCGAGCTCATGGGCAAGATTAAGTCAGTGAACCAATTTGAGCAACAATTGATGGAGCACATCGACATGTTGAGGCTTGCACGTGAAGAGGGTGACAATGAACTCGAGACG GAATCCATGAGAGCATTGGCCGATATGAGAAGAGATGCAAAGGAGAAAGAACTCAATGCATTGCTTTCTGGAGATAATGACGTTTACCCTTGCTTCATTGAG GTCCAAGCAGGAGCCGGAGGTGTTGAGAGCATGGATTGGGCTGCCATGGTTATGAACATGTACAGATCATGGGCTCAGCGACGAGGATACAGAGTCACTGTAATAGAAGAAATTCCTGGTGAACTAGCAGGAATCAAg AGGGCTACTATCAAAGTTGATGGTGAGTATGCATTTGGATATGCCAAATCTGAAATAGGAGTTCACAGATTAGTGCGGATTTCTCCATTTGACAGTGGAAAGCGGCGGCACACTTCCTTTGCTGCTGTTGCTGTAATACCTATTCTTGGTGAGGCCTCTAGCCGATACCAGATAAACGAATCAGATCTTCGGATTGAACGCTTCCGTTCTGGTGGACCTGGCGGCCAGCATGCCAACACCACAGAAAGTGCTGTTAGAATTGTGCACATCCCAACTGGTACAACGGCAACTTGTCAAAATGAAAG GTCACAACATATGAATAGGGCATCAGCAATGGCGGTGCTTCAATCTAGGTTGGACCAGCTTGAGATTACCCGTCAAGCGCAGATGAATGCAGAGCACACACAATCACTCTCTGAAATAAGCTGGGGAAACCAAATAAGATCGTATGTGCTACAG CCATACCGTATGGTGAAAGATCTCCGGACAAACTATGAAGTGTCTGATCCCGATTCAGTCCTGGAAGGCGACCTGGACGATTTCATACTGAGCTTTTTGTCATTATCATTGGATAAAGCTGATGAAAGTGTCTGA